The genomic stretch acgcggttttgaaaatgtttgtgagattatttcggattgaggcaagtgaaagcttcggaaaaagtttagcaggagctatttacaaagaagaaaaatggagaaacggagaccaaaaaagctattgactacttgacaatgcctaaactacaagaaatcttcaaagcagttgccatcgtgtgttTTCGCTAggagagactcgctgttttgcaaaatcttttcgctattattcttctttgagcaagaaaagacggcgaaaaactttttgaagaaactgtacacaagtaaaataaagaagaagctaagatgaaagttgggtttgggacgtaaaaaatgcctaaactagcacaaatcctcaaaaggtcaagcggttcgaggcaggtatgtgtatcagtctttttcttttctgatcattgtataaaacaaatagattccatgttgccgtgggtctgttcagtaatagatcacagaggacgtcaaaatgtggtaaaaacaacagtgacacactcgcctgccgctcgtgtgccacttctttgtttttacgacattttgacgtcatctgtgatctattactgaacagacgcacggcaacatggaatctatttgttaattAGTTGCAATAATAATTGCCAACAGTTCTTTCAAATTGACTGTGACTAAGCACATTGTGTACTAGTGAACAAAGCAAATAATATTTAAGGGAAAAGACTATTTCCCTTCAGTCCCCTGTTCAGGTAGTTCTCTATGTTGAGTCCTGGCAAGCTGTGACTCTGCTAGCCACCCACACAGACGTTTTTACGGGAGCTcgtctttcatccctccccacaaacacCTGCTCAACCGAAAAGAACATTCCTTTCCCACTGTTTTATtcgcgtggtaagtgaccaatcaacagttttgaaataaagtgttgacaggctaaacacaaCTCCTAAGCTCGTGGTAGTGTAAAAATGCGACCCTAGAGTTaccatttcctttcttttctttccttcgctaaggttatgcagtgcatggagtattctaaaatctgacttatgccccattcacaccaactaaacatgtttaattaaaccaggtttaaaaaaatgaaaaacagacatGGAAAACTGGAATACAAGGTTTCACACaggattcaaatgaaattcaacatgttttgtaatttgaatTAAATTTACAATCAATTTAAGTTAGTTAGCAGCTTTTATGAGGGAAAgctaaacagcttttaaacatgtttaagcttCGGTGTCAATGGGGCTTTAATCTTATTTTGTCACTCTGAATCTcacatttattagaggtcataaAGCTTTTCCAGTGTTTCATGCAGGTTGAGCAATTATCGGATTAGCCTGCGGTCAAGgccaactttccagaatttggaaattACAAAGTGATTGGttaagcttgggaaaggaattTTGTTCTTGGTTGAGCAGGCATTCATGGGGAGGTATTAAAGACGAGGTCCACTAAAAATTTCTGCGTGGAAGGCTATGACTCTGCAGACTAAAAGGAGTCTGCTAGTAGTCTATGCATATTAATAGCACCATATGAAATACATATTGTagtgataaataataataataataataataataataataataatgtaatgaTAATTAATAATGCAGTAATAACTGTTAATATCATTATGTGTTCAGTGGACTAAGATTGTACTGCAGAACTACAGTCACGTATAAACTCTTGAAATAACCTATTCAAGAATCATTTTCTAGATGAAAACTAATTTTGACCTATTCCAAAATGGAAAATAAGTTTtgtaaaagataatattttagAATTCACCTCTTGGCAGATACAGCATATATCGGGATGATGATGACATGGGTGACTTTCCTGATGTTGAGCATCAATTATTTCATTACAATTGAAGCAGACTTGCACAGGCACCTTATGAGCagtctaaaaaagaaaaaagagaaaacaacaatGTCCAGTTAATCTtaacaacaggaaaaaaattgctGGCTAGTTTTCTAAAGTTCACATCTACACTTAAAGGTGCTTGTACAGTGTAGCTACCATGAAATTTCATGCAAATTGGAGAGAAACTGCTGTTCAGACTGATGAAACATCAAGAATGAAAAGTAGTGTAATTTCTCAAGAAAGAAGGAATATAAAGGACAGTGCAGGAGTAGGTCACATTTTCCACCCCTGCGCATTCTCTTTAAACTTCCCCCCATATCAAATGGTGTGGAGTTAGCACTGTTTTTTTTAACTACAAGTGTATTTACATGTGTCATGGCATGTGCACTTCGTATTGGGAAACTAAAATGCTCCATCTAAATGATTTTGTCAAGAAGGACTTAATGCTTCTGACTTCCATATCAATGTGACACAAACCTTTTTAAGTATGACCcttatttcctttatttcctttaatgTTACATTACTGCGACCCTCAAAACTTTCGTGACTCCAAAAATAAATATTGGTGAAAATGTGACAGGATATTTTGCACTCAGGAATGAGTCTTAAATTTTGGCAGCAGGTAATCTACTGCTGACAAGTGAAATCTTGTCTCATTCTTAAACTCCTGCCCCAATTGCATCAATGTATTTATTGTGCCAACAGACATAATTCACAATAACCACCATCTTTTCACACATTTAAGAATTGATGGGAAAAAagcaatgtcacatggtttcTCAAGGCGCAAACAAATTAAGAAATTGCGGTCAAGTTTGTTGAttctagaaaacaaaaaatgcagaaCTTTTCATCTTCAAGACAATAATGGCGAATATTATTATGAGTAAGCTAGTgttcattgttatttttttggatACAGTACGTAGTGAACATACAGTGTAGATCTTCACAGCAAACAATAACGACGTGAATCAAGCTGAAACTCGAACTGCAAATTTCGCATGCCTATTAAGTTGCTGTCTTGTTTTGATAGAATATAACTGTGTTGTGTACAAACAGATATACTATAGTTACTTACATGTACTTGAACATTACAAGTCATCTCCCGCAactctttttcttcttcgtcttctttaCATGCTCTCTTTCCTTTTATTACCTTCTCTTTCCATTCAATTCTTCTTCGTAATTGCTCAACCTCTTCACCCATGAAAACATGCTCATGAAGGGCCCAAGTACAAAGGGCTTCATCTTGCGAGTGCCTTAACAAACATGCAATGGTTATGCCATCTTCAAAGTCTTCTTCTGTTCCTTCTCTTCCCCCATCAAACAGAAGAGATTCATCTTCTATAGATTGTTGGGCTCTAGCAACTGGGGATACCCAGTCAGCTGTAACTGAGAATCGCCTGCCCTGAGTCTCTCGGGGTCTAGCACCTGTGTGGTTCCAGAACTGGCGTGATTGAGAATTGGCGGAGGCAAAGGCCTGTTGTGGTCTAGCCCCTAGAAGAAAGAAGAATATACAGGAAACAAGTCATTACTCGTAGCTAGCAAGCTGCTGTTAAGATCACTCACTGATGAGGACTCATGACTTGGCAACTCTCTAACTAGCACTTGTGTATTCAAAACATCAACAGAATcagttcatttttttacaaAGACTAAGGTACACACACTGTAAGTGTTTCTGTAAAAGTGTTAACATATTCAGTCAAGTCTAGCCTTCCCTGCGGTTGTTCTTTTGGCTTGTCACACAATCCTCCCCAACAAACATTTGCTGAAATGAGCGGGaaaaaacgtagaccaatcacagcacacTTCCAGATCTGTGTACTTTGGACCTTAAGGCATTTCGTGCGAGactccagaaaagatcagaaaggtctcatgaaaggtgttcttttaaaacaaactaaTCAGTTAACTCAAACGCCTTCATACTAGAGGATACCCTCACAGTCACATTCCGCCTTTTGTTCAGTTACAATGTTCCACCCTACCATTGCCTCACCATGCCAAAAGACACTTCCATAAACAAATGGCATCTAATCCAGCAtttacagagagaaatatacaaaaagccaacCCTAATCtactatttttcctttatccGGAGCAAAACTCTTTGGTCACGTAAACATGTATCACACTCTACTGTCAGCTTGTACGTCTTGTTTGGCTTCtcaacactttgacttcaacagcACCGATTGGTTCTCCGATAATCTGCACGTGAGCTCCAGCTGGTATTTGCGAACAATGGAAAAGGAATTTAACCGCTCATTCCAGCAGACGTTCATGGGGCAGgaacgaacccctaagaacatCTGCGAGGGAGGCTAAGTCAATTAGTGAAATTTAAATCAggtttatttcacttttttcgaATGCGCGAAATACCTAGAGCTTAATAAGAAATAACGAGATATATTAACATTACCATGAGACAGGCATATAGATaacagaaacacaaagataTTATATAAGCGAAGAGAGCTGGATGTAACttaaagatttttccaaagCCCACTcccaaaaatgaaatttaaaattctATTTACAACTTAATTAATTATCAATTAAATGGAAACAATGAACAATTCATCTATTTTACTGAAGACTAAGTACTGAAGAATTGGGGGAACTTGGTTATGTCAAATCACAAAAATACTTTTAGAGAAGAAGCTGTGGTTCTGAGCTGTTTAACAACTTTATATTATCAGCTCCTGGCTTATAAGTGACATTTTACAgtattgaaaaacaaacaaggtcAACTATAGTAGTATCTTATTCTAATATGTATAATTATATAGAGTGTTAAGATGCTTCATTAGGAACCTTTGGCTACATGTATCATGACGATTGTGCATGGCGTTATCATCATGGAAATCTGGAGATAATCACAAAGCTTCTTACTAGTTGCCTACATTTCCAAAGAACAACATACCATCTGCAGGACTCTGTACAAATATGTCATCTCCAAACCCTGCTTCTGCCTCCAACACTGCTGTTGGACAATCCTCATGAGGTCTTACTGCTCCAGCCCAGGAACCTTCATCCATGCCTTGTCTTTCATGTTGTCCACTAGACAACatggaaagaaaactttcaaagcTTCCCTGTAGATTGGTATCATCATCACCAAAGTAAGGATTGGCTCTTTGCGATCCAAATTCAAAATCAGGAACAGGCCCCAGGTTTGATGACGACGTGCAATGTGATGGAATGTCATTCGGTAATGACATTTCTAAAAGAGCCCTCTCGTAAAGGTCCTTGTCTTGTGTGTGCCTTACGAGGAAGTTGCGTGCTATACCCTCTGGAAATGGCACATAAAGGATATGTTGACTCTCCTCGTCATCAATTGAATCAGCCTCTGGTGCAATCTGAGAATTGGCTGAACATGAGTCAGACATACTTGCACTTTTGAGCCCACTCAAAGTTTCCAAGGCTGCATCAGTAGATGAGGTTTGTGACTGAGCATAATTATTATCAGTGGCAGCGTGACTTTGTGTGGAAGAACTACTATCTGCAAATGTAGACAATGCAGGAGAAACTTCTTTATCTTCATCTTCCCCAGACAATGTGCATCTTTTGCATAAACACAATCCATGATTGTGATGCTCTctgtaaaaagagaaaataaattattaatcaCATTATTAATTACTTCCCATCtgcatcaattttctctaagatggacacctatTGGACCAACACTAGGTGTCTGTCTTACAAGAGAACTCTCTGCCCCAGAGAGTCAAAGAAAGTGGCAAGAACCAACAATGTGTGTGTTTCAGGGCAGTGTCTACCATAGGTGTCAGTTTCAGACAGTTGCTGTTTC from Porites lutea chromosome 1, jaPorLute2.1, whole genome shotgun sequence encodes the following:
- the LOC140938797 gene encoding uncharacterized protein; translated protein: MQMGSAIEDNNHGSCLCERCTSFREDKGVSLEVPIIYAASSNSSTQSWADIDDSSAQSQTSYADVSLENFSESKSVSWSDCSANSQIPLEADSYAPDEGFVEPKDNLKNRLEDLLHNSCLQTSLDGSNLVEKKSIPADLENPEGAFLLTDKEKRFMQHYGAHLQGHELGNTMSDGVLPGASSPSTSFFEPLPGDFENSRVSVLSNSDHKSTDNLLLALEQHVAEACALVERVLQEKEEQEQFGREIERKEQLIREQRARERREREERELGCTGREGAGVVLTQNGIEHHNHGLCLCKRCTLSGEDEDKEVSPALSTFADSSSSTQSHAATDNNYAQSQTSSTDAALETLSGLKSASMSDSCSANSQIAPEADSIDDEESQHILYVPFPEGIARNFLVRHTQDKDLYERALLEMSLPNDIPSHCTSSSNLGPVPDFEFGSQRANPYFGDDDTNLQGSFESFLSMLSSGQHERQGMDEGSWAGAVRPHEDCPTAVLEAEAGFGDDIFVQSPADGARPQQAFASANSQSRQFWNHTGARPRETQGRRFSVTADWVSPVARAQQSIEDESLLFDGGREGTEEDFEDGITIACLLRHSQDEALCTWALHEHVFMGEEVEQLRRRIEWKEKVIKGKRACKEDEEEKELREMTCNVQVHTAHKVPVQVCFNCNEIIDAQHQESHPCHHHPDICCICQEYLDDFIGCTEVPCGHKFHEECYINMLLNNIETCPLCRRPF